acttacatgaggtagcTAGAAAGACCAAATTcttaaagacaaaaagtaaaatggtgaTTGTCAGGGGGAGGGAGCAAAGGGGAGTCAGTGTTTAATGGGTAGTTTTCCAGTTTTAGGagaagaaaaagttctggagacggatggtggtaatggttccataacaatgtgaatatacttaaggCCACCAAACTgaccacttaaaaatggttaaaaggacAAATTTTATGTAATGTCTATTTTACCCAGTATCTGTAGATATTACCcactttgttaatttttgtcAATCTGATagacaaaatacaacatttccTCGTTCACTTTCCTGAAAAACATCACCATGCAcgtttgttatttcattttccatGGGTCAGAAGTCCATGGCTTATATCATGCCTCTGTTCAGGgtctaatttacttttatttaataacCATATTCTGCATTTGTTTAttgccatttatttccttttctagaaacttcttgttccatttcttttgttcattGTTCTCCTAGATTTTCTTTTACTAACTTCTGCAAGATCTTTGGACATTAAGGAAACTAACTCTGTTCCAATGTATTAGGAATATTTTTCTGGTTTGCTGACTTTTATGATGAGAAGTTTTTAACTTCAAGTAATCACatatatacaacttttttttttaaatcttcttggtTTCAGGACTATCACCAtgcacatattaaaaaatatactcaaggcaacctactgaatagaaagcagtatttgcaagtcatatatccaATAATCCAAAAAGAGGTTAATAGCCAGAATAAAGAACTCataacaaaaaaccccaaacattccaatttaaaaataagcaatctGAATAGATGTATTCCCAAAGACATACAAGTGTCCAacaggcccatgaaaagatgctcaacatcactaatcatcagtgaaatacaaatgaaaaccacaatgaagtatcacctcacacctgcaaaatgacttatcaaaaagacaagaaataacaagtattaggaaagatgtggagaaaaggaacccttgtgcactattcgtgggaatgtaaattggcatagccactatagaaaatagtatggaagttcctcaaaaaattaaaaatagaactaccataggatcGAGCAATACCACTTTGGAGTATcaatctgaaggaaatgaaaacaccgATGTGAAAAACTACATGCAACTCTACGTTCACTGCAATTTCACTGTATTATTTACAAGAACCTAGATATGGCAACAACCAAAGCGTCCACCGATAAAGATGTGATGTGCatatacactggaatactactctgccaccaaaacaagacaaaaaacaacaaaatcttgccacttgGAACAAACATGGATGGCcctagaggacattatgctagtgaaaaaagtcagacagagaaagacaaacagcacgctgataagtggaatctaaaaaaaccaaccacacaaaacaaaacccaaactcacagaaaaagagaacagggagggaagagggttgGCATGGGGGACAGGGCAGCAAAATGGATGTAggggatcaagaggtacaaacttccaggtacaAAGTAAATAAGGCAGGGGGCTTTAACATGCAGTAGAGGGAATACAATCAGTAATACCGTATTAACTTGTATGGAGACAGACAAAAACCAGACTTACTGTGATGATCAGTTTGCAACATATAAAAACGTAGAATTACTaggttgtatacttgaaactgaCACTGTAGGCCAAAtgtacctcaatttttaaaaaagatcaataaatagaattaaaaaataaaaaagtatactCATCCATattgtttgtttaaataatacCTACACCCAACGGTAGGGCTTGAACCTATACCTACAatcctgacatcaagagtcatatgcactactggctgagccagccaggtgcccctcatccttattttcttagtgattttagaattttaatttttacaattaaattctgatcatcaaaattaaattacagtAGGATGAATCCAGCTTAATTTTCTCCAAGGTTCCAAATGGCCTGCCCATAGTCCCAACCCTACTGGATTTCAAAGCAAAGCCCCATGCGATCTACTTCACCCATACACATAACCTTGTCCTCTCTCCTAGAATTCTCCCCCTTGCTTTAGTCCATTTTAGCCACACTAGTCTGTTGCTCCAAGAACACACCAGCCATATtcccacctccaggcctttgcactcaatattccctctgcctgaaacaccCACTGATAACCACCTGGCTTGCTCTTTCCTTTGGTCTCTGCTCACATACAAGCTTTTATAGTGACTTGCCTTATCACCCTATAGAAAAcaacctcctccccagcccttaccctgattttatttttctctatagcacTTACCACTGCCCAGCTAGTATGTTAAGCTCCATGACCGCAgggacttttatttattgttatatcCCAGCAGGATAACAGTGTCTGGCActcaaatatctgttgaatgaatgaatctgaaatgtcacttttaccaaaaacaaaattcCTACTAAGCATGCTGAACAGGAGAAACAGATTTACCTCCCCATCTCGAAATGTTATATGGAATAGCCACataaggggggggtgggggtgggggacatgcTTCTTTAAACAAAAAGGTCAGTTTAACCTGTCGATACCGGTTACATGAAAAGTGAAGCATCTTAACAGTTTTGCACTGACGCCCTAACCGCACCTGAATCCCAACGTTCAGTTCAACTACATTAAAAACGCACTTCACCTGAGCGAGACAAGGAAGATCATTCCAACTGACGAGAACCTTCTGTGAATACGCATAGACgccaaaacatgaaaataaactggTCTGGCATGCCTTTGAAAAAGCTTACACTGACTCTACCTGAACAGAGAGAAGTATTTTTGGAAACCAGCCTCTGGAAAAGATACGGTTAACAACACATTGCCTCCGGGGAAGAAAACTGGGTAGCTGGTGGCCAGAATCAGGTGGAATGTCTACCTAGCCTGTTTGTACCATTTGAGCATCAAACCACGTCAGCTACCGGAAAAAAGTAAATCGAAGTGCGAGTAGAAAATGGTGCAATTTTACCCGGATGTctaaaggggaggggggagggccgGGCGACGCTACCGGAGACGCCAACATGGACACCGGACCGAAGGGGGaggagccccgcccccacccgcacAGGTGCAGCAAGAGCTCCCGCGTTCGCGGCAGAGACCTCACCCCCACTATCGGCGGCCTCGGGGTCCTGCTCAGCTTTCCGCTTGAGTTTCTGGGAGGAGGGGCTCACTGGGGCGTCCCCCAGCAGGTACTTATGCTCCTGGCCCCGCAGATGCTTGAGGTAGCGGTCCTTCATGGACTGCCACGAGTGCTGGGTGAGCGAGCTTTTCTCCATCGCCTTCCACAAGGCGGTGCCGGTGACGGAGCTGGGCGAGCGGGCATTTTCCTTCACGTACGTCAAGATGGCCACGTCGTCCGCGTCCGTGAAGACGATGCGCCCCGTGGGCGGCTGCGGCTCGGGCTGCGCGGCGACCGCGGCGGCGGCGCCCCCCTTGGCCGGGGCCGCGGGCTTCGTCTCGGGGGCCTGGCCGGCCGTCGAGCCCAGCCGGTAGGCCTCCAGGTCGAGCCTCTCGTTGCGCTCCACGCAGTCCAGGATGTACTGCGTGGAAATGAAGTCGCCCGAGGCCTCGGCCGCCGCCTCCCCGGGCTGGGCCAGCAGGACGGCCCCAGACTCCTGCACCCGGCATAGGGTGCCGCCGCCGTGCAGGATGAGCGTCGACAGCCGACGCTTCGCCGGGCTAGGACGCACGTAGAAGGACATGGAACTGCCATCTTCCCTCACGAACAGAGTCGAGGAATGGGTGGGCCCGTTGGGGTCTTTGCCCAAATCCATCGCCTCCGCCATAGCTGACACCAGGCACCACAACAGCGATCCCCCAAACAAGCCTCTGACGCACAGAGCGAACCCGAACGAACGACGGTTCTAGACGCGTCGGCCGCGAAGCCCCGCCCTGCGCCTGCGCAGTAGCAGCGCGCGAAGAGCGCCCGCCCCCTCCTCTAGGAAGAGGCGGAGATTCCGGCCGTGACCTGGAAATTGCTGTGCGACCCTCGTCCCTTTTAGGTCGGGCCCTCGGGAAAGATGGCTGCGGTGCAGGGGGCTGAGGTGAAAGTGGACGGCAGCGAGCCAAAACTGAGCAAAAAGTAAGTGTCGCCGTGAGTCTTTAAGGTCTTTGCGCCCGGACAGTCCGGGCTAGGATGCGCCTCGAGGCTCCGGCCGAGGCGGCTGTGCCTATGGCCTCCCTGCCGGTTCTCGTGGGTCTGGACACGCCGGACGTAGCCGCTAAACCGCGAAACTACATTCCCCAGGTTGCTCCGGGGCCCGGCTCTGGCGGAGTCCTATCGTCGCATTCCTGGAGTTAGGGTATACAGAAAAATGAGAATTGACTACAGAAAAACGAAATTTACTCCTTCCTTTAcctccttctggaaaaaaaaaatgctttcttttattgCCGAGCCACGCCTCGCTACCATTGCAAGGAAGTTAAATACCCGAGCTTTTCGGGAAGACCTTGAAATTTTCCTTGGCCTCACCTCGGCTTTTCTGAATCTTAAGTATTAAATGGATCATTTCTAAAACTGTATTGTGCACCTAAATATGTGGATTATTTAAAGGATCTGTGAGTATTGAGTGAATGACCGATGTCCAGTAATAGAATATGAGTCCACCAGTCTACTAGGTGGCACTTTCAAGCCCTGCTGGATAGATCTTAGTTACCCACTCAAATCCTTGGTGTGTGAAGATAAATATGAATGTATCAAGACTAGCCGCCCTTTAACTGGCTATGTTTTATATTCCTGGATGTATACCCTCTCAAGCAGGGTTCTTCAGTTGAAGCACAGAACACCAGCAATGATTTGTTTTTTCAGTACTCCCAAGGAGGGGCATAACTAGACTATTCCAGAGGCAGGAGAAAAGTTAATTCATTACAAATAATGGCTGCCTTACCGCATTTGGGCTCCGTTCTTTTCTGAATCCTGATGGAATAGGCCCTTAAccagtaaaaattaattttctttttgtgtctctgGATTTATGCttcaaatattcaagaaaaatgagaaaggaaacattaaatTTAATGGTTTGATGGCACCCTTCTGAAGGTAGGATACACATGTCTATAAATTTTTGGAACCTGGTCTCAGACTTCTGCCTTTGGGAAAATTGATTCGACTTTGATCTGTTACAtaaatatagttgacccttgagcaactcAGAGGTTGGGGCACTGACCCACCATACAGTGGAAAGTTTGAGTgtaactttgactcccccaaaatttAACAGCCAACTGTTGGCTGGAAGCCTTATCAATAACCTtaagagtaggggcgcctgggtggcgcagtcggttaagtgtccgacttcagccaggtcacgatctcacggtccgtgagttcgagccccgcttcgggctctgggctgatggctcagagcctggagcctgtttccgattctgtgtctccctctctctctgcccctcccccgttcatgctgtgtctctctctgtcccaaaaataaataaacgttgaaaaaaaaattaaataaaaaaatttttttaggggcgcctgggtggcgcagtcggttaagcgtccgacttcagccaggtcacgatctcgcggtccgtgagttcgagccccgcgtcaggctctgggctgatggctcggagcctggagcctgtttccgattctgtgtctccctctctctctgcccctcccccgttcatgctctgtctctctctgtcccaaaaataaataaacgttgaaaaaaaaattaaaaaaaaaaaaaaatttttttttaaaataaccttaaGAGTGGATTAACACACGttttgtatgttatgtatgttGTGTGCTTTATTCTTAGAATTAAGTAAGTTAGGGAAAAGACATCTCTTAAGGAAACCATAagaggtgggcacctgggtggctccgttggttaagtgtccaactcttgatttcggctcaggtcatgatttcacggttcctgagttcggggtctatactgacagcacggagcctgcttgggattctctggctcTCTTTGTCGCtggttctccccccacccccacccccagcttgctcaacaaactgagccacccaggtgcccccaccctaCTACTTTTTAAAGCAACTTCTATATGTCAGACATAATGCTAGAACCATACAAACTTTCTGTCTAATCTCAATAATAACcttgcaaagaaaatattaatgtctgtttttcaaattaataaactgAGGC
The Lynx canadensis isolate LIC74 chromosome E2, mLynCan4.pri.v2, whole genome shotgun sequence genome window above contains:
- the LOC115502492 gene encoding telomeric repeat-binding factor 2-interacting protein 1; translated protein: MAEAMDLGKDPNGPTHSSTLFVREDGSSMSFYVRPSPAKRRLSTLILHGGGTLCRVQESGAVLLAQPGEAAAEASGDFISTQYILDCVERNERLDLEAYRLGSTAGQAPETKPAAPAKGGAAAAVAAQPEPQPPTGRIVFTDADDVAILTYVKENARSPSSVTGTALWKAMEKSSLTQHSWQSMKDRYLKHLRGQEHKYLLGDAPVSPSSQKLKRKAEQDPEAADSGEPQNKRTPDLPEEEYVKEEIKENEEAVKKMLVEATREFEEIVVDESPDFEIHITMCDDDPPTPEEDSETQPDEDEEEEEEEKVSPPEVGAAIKIIRQLMEKFNLDLSTVTQAFLKNSGELEATSSFLESGQRADGYPIWSRQDDLDLQKDDEDARDALVKKFGAQNVARRIEFRKK